The sequence GTCGAGCACGTCCTGCTGTTCCCCTCGGGGCTCGGCGAAGTCGCCTCTCCCGCGGCCAGTCCCCTTCCTGGCAGGCTGATCGCGAGTACGGGCGAGGTGGGAACCGTGATCGCCCTGGTACTACTCGCCGCGGCGGGACTCGCGGTGCTGCTGTGGCTGATTCGCCGCCCGCCACGCACGGCGGCCGACGCCGCCCTGCGAATCGCTGTGGGGCTCGCCGCCTTCACGATGCTGACGACGGCCACCCGCTTCGGCTACCTCGTGTACGTCTCCGTGTTGCTGGGCGCGGTGCTGGTGTTCCGGAACCGGGCCGCGGCTCCCCTCGGCACCGGTCAACCCGGCTCCGGAACTCACGGAGATCATGCCCCTCTTACTTCTTCTTGACGCGCGTTGCGCCACCCCTGCCCCGAAGTTGCACCCCGGACTCCGAGAGGACCCGGTGCACGAAGCCGTAGGAGCGCCCGGTTGACTCCGCCAAAGCGCGGATGCTCGCCCCCTTCTCGTACTTCTTCTTCAGGTCAGCGGCCAGCTTGTCGCGCGTGTTTCCGGTGATGCGCGCACCCTTCTTCAGGTCTGCCACGTCAATCCACCTTCCGCCCGTTGATGTTTCGGGCCACTTTCAGCCCCTGCCGTGGCAATGATCGAACACGACGCCGCGGAATGCCAGACGACAACGAAAAAACATGCTCGAATGGCGTCGAAAACGTCCGATACGGTACTTGCTGTAGAGCGAACAATGACGGAACGCGCAAAAACTACTCAGCCACGGCAGCCGGTGGCGCGCCACACTCCACTCGAAAGGGGGCCGCTCACCTGATCCGGGCATAGGGCCAACGGCACTGGTCAGGCAGCTGTCGGTGATCTTTTCGTCACCCGGTGAGCACACCATGCCCCGCGGTCGATTGCCCGCTCGGGCAGCGGCTGTCACATTTCGACGACAAACACCCGATCAGGCGAGTTCGATCAGTTCCCGATAATCGTCGGACCACAGATCTTCGGTGCCGTCCGGCAGCAGGATCACCCGTTCGGGTTCGAGAGCCTCGACCGCTCCCGGATCGTGTGTCACAAGAACCACGGAACCCTCGTATCGACGCAATGCGTCGAGCACCTGCTCGCGGCTCGCCGGGTCCAGGTTGTTGGTCGGTTCGTCCAACAGCAACACATTCGCTGCGCTGGACACGAGACCCGCGAGTGCCAGCCTGGTCTTCTCACCGCCGGACAGTGTCCTGGCGGGCTGGTCGAGTTGCTCACCGCTGAAGAGGAACGAGCCGAGCAGGTTGCGCAACTCCTGTGCCCCGGTGTCCGGCGCGAGATGGCGGATGTTCTCCCACACCGTCGCATCGTGGTCCAGCGTCTCGTGCTCCTGGGCGTAATATCCGAGCCGCAAGCCATGGCCCGCGACGACCCGCCCTGTGTCGGGAGTCTCCAGTCCGGACAGCAGTCGCAGCAACGTGGTCTTGCCCGCGCCGTTGAGGCCCAGCACGACGACCCTCGAACCGCGATCGATGGCGAGATCGACCCCGGTGAAGATTTCCAGCGAGCCGTACGACTTCGACAGATTCTCGGCGGTGAGCGGCGTGCGACCGCACGGGGCGGGCGCGGGGAACCGGATGTGCGCCACCTTGTCGGACTGGCGCTCCTCGTCGAGACTCGCGAGCATCTGCTCGGCACGGCGGGCCATGTTCTTCGCCGCGACCGCCTTCGTGGCCTTCGCGCCGAGCTTGGCCGCCTGCTGCTGCAACGCCGCCGCCTTCTTCTCCGCGTTGGCCCGCTCCCGCCTCCGCCGTTTCTCGTCGGTGGCGCGGGCATCGAGGTAGCGCTTCCAGTTCATGTTGTAGAGGTCGAGTTCACCACGGGTGGCGTCGAGGAACCACACCTTGTTGACGACCTCGTCAAGCAGATCGACGTCGTGGCTGATGATGACGAGGCCGCCGGTGTGCGACTTCAGGAACCCGCGCAGCCACGTGATCGAGTCGGCGTCGAGGTGGTTGGTGGGCTCGTCGAGCAACAGGATGGTGCCCGAGCGGCCTCCCGCGCCAGCCTCGGACGCGGCGAACAGGATGCGCGCGAGTTCCACGCGCCGCCGCTGCCCGCCGGACAGCGTCCGCAACGGCTGCGACAGAACGCGGTCCTCAAGGCCGAGGTTGGCGCAGATGCGGGCCGCCTCGCTCTCGGCGGCGTACCCGCCAAGGGCGGCGAACCGTTCCTCGAGCCGCCCGTACCGGCGGACCGCCTTGTCGCGCGCGTTGTCGTCGGCGAGTTCGGCCATGGCGCTCTGCGCCTTCTCCATGTCGCGGAGCAGCATGTCGAGCCCCCGCGCGGAGAGGACGCGGTCCTTCGCACTGACCGAGAGATCGCCCTCCCTCGGGTCCTGGGGCAGATATCCGATCTCGCCGGTGTACTGCACCTCACCCGCGTACGGGTCGCCCTCCCCCGCCAGTACCCGCAGCGTGGTGGTCTTGCCCGCCCCGTTGCGCCCGACGAGGCCGATGCGGTCTCCCGGTTGCACACGCAGTGTGGTGTCGGACAGCAGGATGCGAGAACCGGCGCGCAGTTCGAGGCCGGTGGCCGTGATCACTTAAGAGACTCCGTGGTTTCGACGAGGTGGCCGGACAGGGCAGGACGGGGCGCGAGCGTGCGCCTACTCCAGTCGAACGACCACGGCACCCAGTGTAGGGGCGGCTGTCCAGTCGTTCTCCTCGGTGGTGTCGCCGGTCACCGTACGACGATCTCCACGGCTCGTGATCGCTCCGCCGCGTCGTCGAGCACCGTGCGGCGTGGTTCGACGACGTCCAGCACCCGGGGTTCGGCTTTGGCGAACACGGTGTCGAGCCTGCGGTCGGCGCGCAGTTCCTCCAGAGCCTTGCGGTCACCTCCGAGCACGACGGCATCGAGGTCGGTCACGCGCGAGCCGAGGATGTCCGCGGCGTCGTCGGCCGCCGCGCGTAATGCCTGCCTGGCCTGGCCGTCGCGGCGGCGGGCGAACCTCTGCTGGGACCAGCCTCCCGCGGCGCTGCGGCCGTGCACGAGGTGGCGGCCGGTGCGCGACACCGTGACCCGCCCGCCCTCAGCGACCCCCACGCTGTGTCCACCGAGCCGCACCAGCAGCAGGCCGATGCGCCGCGGGGTGAGCGCGTGATCGAGCAGCACACCGGCACAAAGCCCCTCCCCCTGGGTGCCGGCTTCGACGGCCAGCGGCTCGAACGGCACCGCGACCGTCGCGGTGACCCCGTTACCGCCGACGAACCGCACCTGCCTCGGATTGATCTCGGTGCGGGTCACCCCGTCATTGCGCTCCGCGAAGCGGTCGAGCCACCTGGCCAGCCGCTCCGGCTCCACCTCGACGACCGTGCCGCCGCCGGGTGCCTGCCGCTTCCGCACCATCCGCACTCCGATCCCCGCGCATCGTGATGCGTCGAAGCTACGCTTCCCGTATGAGCAGCAACGATCGACCCGGCGCCGCACACCGACAGGCTCGGTCCGTCGCACGAGAGCAGGTCGAAGGCGAGTCCGCCGAGGTGACCCGCAGCGCCAGGACCGGCCTCCCGGTGGTCGATCTCGGCACCGCCGTCACCCCGGACGACGTCCACTCGCTGGAGGACGAGCGGTGACGACGCCGCTGGACGCCAACCGCTGACCGCCTTGCGATGCCGCCGATCCCCACCACCACGGCGTCACCGCGCTAGAGCACCGACGGCTCCGACCAGGGCTGCTCCGACCGGCCCGAGATCGCGTCCAGCATGGCGGCGGCCTGCCGGTCGGTCAGCGAAGCCACGAAGTCGATCACCGCTCTGCCCCTGGCCAGAGCGCGCACGGCATCCGCGCCCCGCACCGGCTCACCTGTGGCGCCGACGAGAAGTTCGGGTGCCTCACCGGCGAGCGCGCCGTACTCGGCCTGCGCCAGCTCCACGAGATCGTGCAACCTGCGCGGCAACCGCGA comes from Saccharomonospora xinjiangensis XJ-54 and encodes:
- a CDS encoding ABC-F family ATP-binding cassette domain-containing protein; translated protein: MITATGLELRAGSRILLSDTTLRVQPGDRIGLVGRNGAGKTTTLRVLAGEGDPYAGEVQYTGEIGYLPQDPREGDLSVSAKDRVLSARGLDMLLRDMEKAQSAMAELADDNARDKAVRRYGRLEERFAALGGYAAESEAARICANLGLEDRVLSQPLRTLSGGQRRRVELARILFAASEAGAGGRSGTILLLDEPTNHLDADSITWLRGFLKSHTGGLVIISHDVDLLDEVVNKVWFLDATRGELDLYNMNWKRYLDARATDEKRRRRERANAEKKAAALQQQAAKLGAKATKAVAAKNMARRAEQMLASLDEERQSDKVAHIRFPAPAPCGRTPLTAENLSKSYGSLEIFTGVDLAIDRGSRVVVLGLNGAGKTTLLRLLSGLETPDTGRVVAGHGLRLGYYAQEHETLDHDATVWENIRHLAPDTGAQELRNLLGSFLFSGEQLDQPARTLSGGEKTRLALAGLVSSAANVLLLDEPTNNLDPASREQVLDALRRYEGSVVLVTHDPGAVEALEPERVILLPDGTEDLWSDDYRELIELA
- a CDS encoding antitoxin, whose protein sequence is MSSNDRPGAAHRQARSVAREQVEGESAEVTRSARTGLPVVDLGTAVTPDDVHSLEDER
- a CDS encoding acVLRF1 family peptidyl-tRNA hydrolase; this translates as MVRKRQAPGGGTVVEVEPERLARWLDRFAERNDGVTRTEINPRQVRFVGGNGVTATVAVPFEPLAVEAGTQGEGLCAGVLLDHALTPRRIGLLLVRLGGHSVGVAEGGRVTVSRTGRHLVHGRSAAGGWSQQRFARRRDGQARQALRAAADDAADILGSRVTDLDAVVLGGDRKALEELRADRRLDTVFAKAEPRVLDVVEPRRTVLDDAAERSRAVEIVVR
- a CDS encoding helix-turn-helix domain-containing protein → MADLKKGARITGNTRDKLAADLKKKYEKGASIRALAESTGRSYGFVHRVLSESGVQLRGRGGATRVKKK